A stretch of DNA from Synechococcus sp. PROS-9-1:
GATAGCCGGTCGCTGACATACAGACCAGGTTCCACTGTGAGCACCATGCCTGGATCAAGCTCCACGTGGTGCTCACCAAGTCTGTAGGCGCCAACATCGTGCACATCCAAACCAAGCCAATGCCCGGTGCGGTGCATATAAAGATGGCGATAGGCACCCTGCTCGATGATTCCATCGGCTTCTCCAGCCAAAAGCCCGAGATCCAGCAAACCATCGACAAGCCGTCGTAACGCGGTTTGATGCACCTCCTCCGCAGTGCCTCCAGGCCTGACGGTGGCAATGGCCGACTCCTGAGCACTCAGAACAAGTTCATAGAGAGCTCGCTGTTCTCCACTGAAGCTGCCATTCACTGGAAAGGTGCGGGTGATATCACCGTTGTAGTAATCACCGATTGAGCAACCGGCGTCAATCAGCAGCAAATCACCGTCCTTGAGAAGGTCTTGATTATCGATGTAATGCAAGACGCAAGCGTTATCACCTCCTGCAACGATTGAGCCATAGGCCGGGCCCCGGGTCCCTTGATCGAGAAAGTGAAACTCGATGAGGGCCTGCACCTGCCGCTCACTCATCCCCGGCTTCACAGCGGCACGCGCCAACTCATGGGCCTCGGCTGAGATGCGACACGCTTCACGCATCCGATCGAGCTCCGCCGGATCTTTGCGCAAGCGAAGTTCATGCAACACCGGGCAGGGCGCGACCAAACCAAGCGCCGCTGCTCCCCGTCGCGAGGCGCGATCCAACTGTTCAGACCAAACCTCAAGCACCACAGACTCGACCGCCGGGTGATGTCCGGTGCGGAAGGCAATGCCCTCAGCATCTTTCAGGTAGCCACGCAGATGTGTGGCCAATTCAGAACGTGGATGGGCCACATCTGCACCGAACTTCTCAACAGCACCTTCCGTGCCCCACCGCCGTCCTGTCCAAACCTCGGCCGCTGGCTCGCGTGGGTTCACAAACAACACGTATTGCTCTCCCTTCGGTCTGTGCGGCAAAAACAGAGCGACGGCATCCGGCTCATCAAACCCTGTGAGATACCAAAAGTCGCTGTTCTGACGAAAGGGCCACTCACAGTCGGCATGGTGTGTCACCAAGGTTGCCGCTGGGATCACAGCAGCCGCACCGCCAAGATGGGCCATGAAGCGCTGACGTCGCTCTGCGTAACCCTGAGCATCAATTGGGAGCGAACTATGAACCACGACGGAGACAGTGCACCAGATAAACGTCAGGATGGCAGGGAAAGCATCTAGGCATGACTCACGACCTGCTGATTCTGATTCTGCTGGTGGTCGTGGTCCTCACCGGATCCGCCTTGTGTTCTGGCGTTGAGGCGGCTCTGCTCTCCGTCAACCCTGTTCGCGTTCTCGAACTCGCGGGTCAATCCAAACCAGTTGCCGGTGCGCGGAGATTGGCCCAACTCCGTCAGCGACTCGGCCGAACCCTGTCGGTGCTGGTGATTGCGAATAACGGCTTCAATATTTTCGGCAGTTTGATGCTCGGTGGCTACGCCGCTTGGCTGGTCGAAGACATGGGGATCAGCGCTGTGGCTCTCC
This window harbors:
- a CDS encoding aminopeptidase P N-terminal domain-containing protein, translated to MVHSSLPIDAQGYAERRQRFMAHLGGAAAVIPAATLVTHHADCEWPFRQNSDFWYLTGFDEPDAVALFLPHRPKGEQYVLFVNPREPAAEVWTGRRWGTEGAVEKFGADVAHPRSELATHLRGYLKDAEGIAFRTGHHPAVESVVLEVWSEQLDRASRRGAAALGLVAPCPVLHELRLRKDPAELDRMREACRISAEAHELARAAVKPGMSERQVQALIEFHFLDQGTRGPAYGSIVAGGDNACVLHYIDNQDLLKDGDLLLIDAGCSIGDYYNGDITRTFPVNGSFSGEQRALYELVLSAQESAIATVRPGGTAEEVHQTALRRLVDGLLDLGLLAGEADGIIEQGAYRHLYMHRTGHWLGLDVHDVGAYRLGEHHVELDPGMVLTVEPGLYVSDRLSVPDGQPEIDERWKGIGIRIEDDVAVLKDGYEVLTATALKDVASMER